The proteins below come from a single Necator americanus strain Aroian chromosome V, whole genome shotgun sequence genomic window:
- a CDS encoding hypothetical protein (NECATOR_CHRV.G17383.T1), which translates to MAYSYYLIAFLLYSPRCSGKTPVSFNISGSLHNRTARCATTFPPNCSDDACYSLVIHHEEGKILRLGCLSSISADKSLVCRNALSFSNNHSTCIDTGTRRVCCCHQTKESCNSLWEPHLIFPNLGKNEVVGLIAGVIAVLITFALLYSLLESSSRDLNLSGQRLQDGRITRFELNFGVIKVVIVVLLCICLWYPVLPQCQDHAEGVFEQKYQYIHQLTAFSSVGFFYCLYPLLLFLLDMNRLRVMYARSIISRTAYSIVSVAATVFSIVPLSLFVYYTAPLYRREFGTNYCKLGKQLLRIMLGKLLYGVYVAVGFVQEGALLFLIFNYHEVEKNEVRSPEKNTLKESFRDHLDTAKSDSTIEKEEALRISPLPFILVGRTETVLSLENLHASEWISLRALVSSPNSYSIRPQKVIIPPLRSSTISIQLLSDVDLPSAKEPGLLLQWFTIGENHLCVDVTRLWQRPYLVPRSNWKFYVLPIYHESVEDPRQESPLSASMA; encoded by the exons ATGGCATATTCATATTACTTAATCGCATTTCTCCTTTATTCTCCTCGTTGCTCTGG AAAGACGCCAGTCAGCTTCAATATCAGTGGTTCGCTGCACAATAGAACTGCAAGATGTGCGACCACCTTTCCCCCTAATTGCTCAGATGACGCCTGCTACAGTCTTGTCATACATCACGAAGAg GGCAAAATCCTTCGACTTGGTTGTCTGTCGTCGATAAGTGCTGACAAATCTCTCGTTTGCAGGAACGCACTGTCTTTCTCGAATAACCATTCGACGTGCATAGATACAG GGACACGTCGTGTTTGCTGCTGCCATCAGACAAAAGAGTCGTGCAATTCACTTTGGGAACCTCATCTGATCTTTCCGAACTTGGGTAAAAATGAG GTGGTCGGGCTTATAGCTGGTGTTATCGCAGTACTCATTACGTTTGCTTTACTATACTCTTTACTGGAGTCATCATCAAGAGATTTGAATCTAAGCGGTCAAAGATTGCAAGACGGCAGGATCACTCGATTTGAACTGAATTTTGGAGTAATTAAA GTTGTGATAGTCGTTCTGCTCTGCATATGTCTGTGGTATCCTGTATTACCACAATGTCAGGATCATGCTGAAGGTGTATTCGAACAGAAGTACCAGTATATTCACCAG TTGACCGCCTTTTCCTCggttggatttttttattgtctcTATCCTCTGCTTCTTTTCTTGCTAGATATGAACAGACTGCGGGTTATG TATGCGCGGAGCATTATTTCTCGGACCGCTTATAGCATCGTTTCTGTGGCAGCAACAGTATTCTCCATCGTACCTCTATCATTGTTTGTCTACTACACCGCGCCA CTCTACCGTCGTGAATTTGGAACCAATTATTGTAAATTAGGGAAGCAATTGCTCCGAATTATG CTTGGCAAATTGTTGTATGGAGTATATGTAGCAGTGGGTTTTGTGCAGGAAGGAGCACTGCTCTTTCTGATTTTCAACTATcatgaagttgaaaaaaatgaagtgagatccccagaaaaaaacacactcAAGGAAAGTTTTAG AGATCATCTTGACACAGCAAAATCGGACAGCACaattgagaaagaagaagcgCTACGTATTTCACCTTTA CCATTCATTTTGGTCGGCAGAACAGAAACCGTGCTTTCGCTTGAGAACTTGCACGCTAGTGAGTGGATATCGCTAAG AGCCCTCGTGTCATCTCCGAACTCCTACTCTATCCGTCCGCAGAAGGTCATAATCCCGCCTCTGAGAAGCTCCACT ATCTCTATTCAACTTCTAAGTGATGTAGATCTACCTTCAGCAAAAGAACCAGGTCTTTTGCTTCAGTG GTTCACCATCGGCGAAAATCATTTATGCGTGGACGTGACGCGTCTTTGGCAACGACCGTATCTGGTGCCTAGAAGTAACTGGAAATTCTACGTTCTCCCGATATACCATGAATCCGTAGAAGACCCAAGGCAGGAATCACCGCTCAGCGCCAGTATGGCGTGA